A genomic region of Roseateles amylovorans contains the following coding sequences:
- a CDS encoding DUF4337 domain-containing protein, giving the protein MDIDPEELIENARQAMEPGEGPPPRSPRLNATVAVTVALLATFMGICKIKDDNIVQAMEQAQADRLDHWSFYQARNTREEVAKATLTQLELQALSAPASAAEGYQQAIAKYRALAADQAQKKEELRQLAAADQKTYDALNYRDDQFDLSDALLAIAIAMLAVTALTQLWWLYAAALVPTGFGVLMGLAGLGGWAIHPDAIVRLLS; this is encoded by the coding sequence ATGGACATCGACCCTGAAGAACTGATCGAGAACGCCCGGCAGGCCATGGAACCCGGCGAGGGACCTCCGCCGCGTTCGCCGCGCCTCAATGCCACCGTGGCGGTCACTGTGGCGCTGCTGGCCACCTTCATGGGCATCTGCAAGATCAAGGACGACAACATCGTCCAGGCCATGGAGCAGGCCCAGGCGGACCGCCTGGACCACTGGTCCTTCTACCAGGCCCGCAACACCCGGGAGGAAGTGGCCAAGGCCACGCTGACGCAGCTGGAGCTGCAGGCGCTGAGCGCGCCGGCCTCCGCGGCGGAGGGCTATCAGCAGGCGATTGCGAAGTACCGCGCCCTGGCCGCCGATCAGGCGCAGAAGAAGGAAGAACTGCGTCAGCTCGCCGCCGCCGATCAGAAGACCTATGACGCGCTGAACTACCGGGACGATCAGTTCGATCTCTCCGATGCGCTGCTGGCCATTGCCATCGCGATGCTGGCGGTGACCGCGCTCACCCAGCTCTGGTGGTTGTATGCCGCGGCGCTGGTGCCGACCGGCTTCGGTGTGCTGATGGGATTGGCCGGGCTGGGCGGCTGGGCCATCCACCCGGATGCCATCGTGCGTCTGCTGTCCTGA
- the ubiA gene encoding 4-hydroxybenzoate octaprenyltransferase yields the protein MTSAAPSSAAPSRLSLYLNLVRWDRPAGTYLLLWPTLAALWMAADGWPGWHLLLVFGLGTLLMRSAGCAVNDVADREFDKHVKRTAQRPVTSGQITVKQALGLGAVLTLVAFALVLTTNAPTILLSVAALAVTILYPFTKRWVSMPQAVLGVAFSFGIPMAFSATLGGREWGLQAIHAAVPLAAWGLLVANLFWVLAYDTEYAMVDRDDDIRIGIKTSALTLGRFDVIGVMTFYGVFLALWTGLGLRLGMGHWFLAGMAIAAAQVVWHYMLIKDRTREGCFKAFRENHWVGFAVFAGTVVDLTLR from the coding sequence ATGACCTCAGCCGCTCCCTCCTCCGCCGCGCCGTCACGCCTGTCGCTCTATCTGAATCTGGTCCGATGGGATCGGCCCGCCGGCACCTATCTGCTGCTGTGGCCCACGCTCGCCGCGCTCTGGATGGCCGCCGACGGCTGGCCCGGTTGGCATCTGCTGCTGGTCTTCGGCCTGGGCACGCTGCTGATGCGCAGCGCCGGCTGTGCGGTCAATGACGTCGCCGACCGCGAGTTCGACAAGCACGTCAAACGCACCGCACAGCGGCCCGTCACCTCCGGCCAGATCACCGTCAAGCAGGCCCTCGGCCTGGGCGCGGTGCTGACGCTGGTCGCCTTCGCGCTGGTGCTCACCACCAATGCGCCGACGATTCTGCTGTCGGTCGCTGCGCTGGCCGTGACCATCCTCTATCCCTTCACCAAGCGTTGGGTGTCGATGCCGCAGGCGGTGCTGGGCGTGGCCTTCTCGTTCGGCATTCCGATGGCGTTCTCCGCCACGCTGGGCGGACGTGAATGGGGCTTGCAGGCGATCCACGCCGCCGTGCCGCTAGCCGCCTGGGGCCTGCTGGTCGCCAACCTGTTCTGGGTGCTGGCCTACGACACTGAATACGCGATGGTCGATCGCGATGACGACATCCGCATCGGCATCAAAACCTCCGCCCTCACGCTCGGCCGCTTCGACGTCATCGGCGTCATGACCTTCTACGGCGTGTTCCTGGCGCTGTGGACCGGCCTGGGCCTGCGCCTGGGCATGGGCCACTGGTTCCTGGCCGGCATGGCGATCGCCGCCGCCCAGGTGGTCTGGCACTACATGCTGATCAAGGACCGCACCCGGGAAGGCTGCTTCAAGGCCTTCCGCGAGAACCACTGGGTGGGGTTTGCCGTCTTCGCCGGCACGGTCGTGGACCTGACGCTGCGCTGA
- a CDS encoding type II toxin-antitoxin system HipA family toxin has protein sequence MAAKDSRLAVFANLSGGWVPCSQLQLTETANTLIASSLAYGLNYLKRSNAIEIDPVGLGLSDRQAIQGVRLQPPNRLAFFGGIRDAAPDAWGRRVIEAKLKVPANSLPESQYLLHAGSERVGALDIRATLNDAPNAATGQLHTLAYLMEAAQRIEAGLPVPAQLDAIFINGTAMGGARPKASVRDESGVLWLAKFASGQDRIDVPLIEYAALQLGREASLNVPPVRTLQVGDRRVMMIRRFDRYWASTGELPTPHIPFTDTIPTPGAAEHRLAFNSGLTWVGCDESESREKSYGDLAEAIRRYAHPSVIRSDNAELFKRMIFNILVSNDDDHLRNHGFIWDPRLPGWRLSPLYDVMPRPSLATERFLHLGIGPQGRVATLDNALASHARFTLSEREAALLIGQVWGVVREWRVYFERDGVPDSEIELIAPAFRHIDTVSSHELRRKLP, from the coding sequence ATGGCCGCCAAGGATTCCCGACTCGCAGTCTTTGCCAATCTTTCAGGTGGGTGGGTACCTTGCAGCCAACTGCAATTGACCGAGACAGCGAACACACTGATCGCCTCCTCCCTCGCCTATGGCCTGAACTACCTCAAGCGGTCCAACGCCATTGAGATTGACCCGGTCGGCCTCGGCCTGTCGGACCGCCAGGCGATACAGGGTGTGCGCCTGCAACCACCGAACCGGCTTGCTTTCTTCGGTGGCATCCGCGATGCAGCACCCGACGCCTGGGGACGACGCGTCATCGAGGCAAAGCTGAAGGTTCCCGCGAACAGTCTGCCCGAGTCACAGTACCTATTGCACGCGGGCAGTGAGCGTGTCGGCGCTCTGGACATCCGCGCCACATTGAACGACGCGCCAAACGCCGCGACCGGCCAACTTCACACGCTTGCTTATCTGATGGAGGCTGCCCAACGTATCGAAGCGGGATTGCCTGTCCCGGCGCAGTTGGACGCCATCTTCATCAACGGAACGGCCATGGGCGGTGCTCGGCCAAAGGCATCGGTACGTGACGAATCCGGCGTGCTCTGGCTGGCGAAATTTGCCAGTGGCCAGGATCGAATCGACGTGCCGCTCATCGAATATGCAGCGCTACAGCTTGGCCGCGAAGCCTCGCTGAATGTTCCACCGGTCCGTACGCTGCAGGTGGGGGACCGCCGCGTCATGATGATCCGACGCTTCGATCGATATTGGGCCTCCACCGGAGAGCTCCCGACCCCGCACATCCCATTCACGGACACCATCCCAACGCCGGGGGCGGCTGAGCATCGACTCGCGTTCAACAGCGGTCTGACCTGGGTCGGCTGCGACGAAAGCGAATCACGAGAGAAGTCCTACGGCGACTTGGCAGAGGCCATCCGACGCTATGCCCATCCGAGCGTGATCAGATCAGACAACGCAGAGCTCTTCAAACGGATGATCTTCAACATCCTGGTCAGCAACGATGACGACCACCTCCGAAACCACGGCTTCATCTGGGATCCCCGCCTCCCAGGTTGGAGACTGAGCCCCCTCTACGATGTCATGCCCCGTCCGAGTCTCGCCACTGAGCGATTTCTCCATTTGGGCATCGGCCCTCAAGGACGCGTTGCCACGCTCGACAACGCGTTAGCCTCACATGCCCGCTTCACACTGTCAGAAAGAGAAGCCGCCCTGCTGATCGGCCAAGTTTGGGGCGTCGTGAGAGAGTGGCGTGTCTACTTCGAGCGCGACGGCGTGCCCGACTCGGAAATCGAACTCATCGCACCCGCCTTTCGCCACATTGACACCGTCTCCAGCCACGAGCTTCGGCGCAAGTTGCCCTGA
- a CDS encoding helix-turn-helix domain-containing protein — protein sequence MKVNQTASLPHHLIDEAVRIGAKVARLRVARGMKQTEAALRAGISRNTAYRIERGDPGLAMGQLLRYVDAIASGTTLLHLLTEDDPALTRQQRHEQRQRVRGLTQAELDDLNF from the coding sequence ATGAAAGTCAATCAAACGGCAAGCCTTCCTCACCACCTCATTGACGAGGCTGTGCGTATCGGCGCGAAGGTCGCCCGGTTGCGCGTTGCGCGAGGAATGAAGCAGACCGAAGCAGCGCTGAGAGCGGGCATTTCCCGCAATACCGCCTATCGCATCGAGCGCGGTGATCCTGGGTTGGCGATGGGGCAGCTGCTGCGATATGTCGACGCCATTGCTTCCGGAACGACATTGCTTCATTTGCTGACCGAAGACGATCCCGCCTTGACGCGACAACAGCGTCACGAGCAACGACAACGCGTTCGAGGCCTCACACAGGCGGAACTGGATGACCTGAACTTCTGA
- a CDS encoding branched-chain amino acid ABC transporter permease: MNSKTSGYLALFVAVALLPLLGVYPIFAMKVMCYALFACAFNLLIGFTGLLSFGHAAFLGTAAYAAGHALKVWGFPPLVGIAFGTLMAGLAGLAFGLLAIRRSGIYFSMITLALAQMLFFYFLQAPFTGGEDGLQSVPRGSLLGLNLENDTSMYYVVLAIFGGAFWLIYRTVHSPFGQVLTSIRENEARATSLGYDTDRFKLLAFVLSASLAGLAGATKTLVLGFATLTDAVWTTSGLVILMTLVGGMGTMVGPIVGALLIIALENKIGDLGQWLAGVTGIEWFVGLGESVSLVTGLIFILCVLAFRRGLVGEVGALWLRLRGPGKSASGH, encoded by the coding sequence ATGAATTCAAAGACTTCAGGCTATCTGGCGCTGTTCGTGGCGGTGGCGCTGCTGCCGCTGCTGGGCGTCTATCCGATCTTCGCGATGAAGGTGATGTGCTATGCGCTGTTCGCCTGCGCCTTCAACCTGCTGATCGGCTTCACCGGGCTGCTGAGCTTCGGCCACGCGGCCTTTCTGGGCACCGCCGCCTATGCCGCCGGTCATGCGCTGAAGGTCTGGGGCTTTCCGCCGCTGGTGGGCATCGCCTTCGGCACGCTGATGGCCGGCCTGGCGGGCTTGGCATTCGGCCTGTTGGCCATCCGGCGCTCGGGCATCTATTTCTCGATGATCACCCTGGCGCTGGCCCAGATGCTGTTCTTCTACTTCCTGCAAGCCCCGTTCACCGGCGGCGAGGACGGCCTGCAGTCGGTGCCGCGCGGCAGCCTGCTGGGGCTGAATCTGGAAAACGACACGTCGATGTACTACGTGGTGCTGGCGATCTTCGGCGGCGCGTTCTGGCTGATCTACCGCACGGTGCATTCCCCGTTCGGCCAGGTCCTGACCTCGATCCGCGAAAACGAGGCCCGCGCCACCTCGCTGGGTTACGACACCGATCGCTTCAAGCTGCTGGCCTTCGTGCTCTCGGCATCGCTGGCGGGGCTGGCCGGTGCGACCAAGACCTTGGTGCTCGGCTTCGCCACGCTGACCGATGCGGTGTGGACCACCTCCGGCCTGGTGATCCTGATGACGCTGGTGGGCGGCATGGGCACGATGGTGGGGCCGATCGTCGGCGCGCTGTTGATCATCGCGCTGGAGAACAAGATCGGTGACCTGGGCCAGTGGCTGGCCGGCGTCACCGGCATCGAGTGGTTCGTCGGCCTCGGCGAATCGGTCAGCCTGGTGACCGGGCTGATCTTCATCCTCTGCGTGCTGGCCTTCCGCCGCGGCCTGGTCGGTGAAGTCGGCGCCCTGTGGCTGCGGCTGCGCGGTCCCGGCAAGTCGGCCTCGGGCCATTGA